A portion of the Mytilus galloprovincialis chromosome 12, xbMytGall1.hap1.1, whole genome shotgun sequence genome contains these proteins:
- the LOC143053770 gene encoding uncharacterized protein LOC143053770 has protein sequence MRLSEEEQDYNPQKERTIQNKTIATKVHFRVKTDLRSLSKVSKSSTTEGLRGLTKEEKNFTKMGMIVLNILAGVLYDLLRPDKPHLPIRSECDITYLYRNLRALNKNIPSNRWGGE, from the exons ATGAGG ttgTCCGAAGAAGAACAAGACTATAACCCCCAAAAAGAAAGAACCATTCAGAATAAGACTATAGCCACAAAG GTGCATTTCCGTGTCAAAACAGATTTAAGATCGTTATCAAAGGTATCTAAGTCCTCAACTACTGAAGGTTTGAGAGGG TTGACCAAAGAAGAGAAAAATTTCACAAAGATGGGAATGATTGTATTAAATATTCTTGCTGGTGTTTTATATGATCTGTTAAGGCCAGATAAACCACACCTGCCTATTAGAAGTGAATGCGATATAACGTACTTGTACCGTAATCTCAGGGCCCTTAATAAAAATATCCCAAGTAATAGATGGGGTGGTGAATAG
- the LOC143053771 gene encoding uncharacterized protein LOC143053771: MDPSHAEQQEEVQPPEGNVPDLELLQNPSKTTNVDENAETRRVRELTEKGQGAFIEKRDKFYHDLEALWSNLDSQLLETTKPPNDLQQLLTAQDKIVQACTKYRRLTDEYLTFLKNTKTLDSLQDIDTCKFSTDIRLSKVELAIETLHEHRLALTQAKSTRTKTSKGKKSSHSGSSNVSDMSSLARRKRAKAEAAKSKIAFVEKHALILQQEAMLEEQALFRQNEMEQEASRKQAEMEQEVAQRKQEAAHRKAQLEQEALRRKAQMQQEVARVNRGKAELKAKFNLFEAQREAAAAEAEARILEYDDSQAVSDLPAEKEDPLQRVQDFVNKLPVSTVVKEVTGPQKKEQIPVKIELRHEAPAFVPSVALNLPPQTPEVLPTRAKSPDVNVFPDLGTVTGIGKQGVSAKIPVSQQNQGIIEEIPVSHLRQRDKRKAE; encoded by the exons ATGGATCCCAGTCACGCAGAACAGCAAGAAGAGGTTCAGCCCCCAGAGGGAAATGTCCCAGATCTAGAATTATTACAAAATCCgtctaaaacaacaaatgtagatGAAAATGCCGAAACTAGGCGAGTGCGTGAACTTACCGAAAAGGGACAGGGAGCCTTTAtagaaaaacgtgacaagttctatCACGACTTAGAGGCCCTTTGGTCAAACCTAGACTCTCAGTTATTAGAAACGACCAAGCCTCCCAACGACCTCCAGCAATTGTTAACAGCACAAGATAAAATCGTACAAGCTTGTACTAAGTATCGCAGGCTCACAGACGAGTACTTGAcatttctgaaaaatacaaaaacattagacaGCCTTCAAGACATTGATACGTGCAAATTCTCAACGGATATCCGATTGTCTAAAGTCGAACTGGCAATTGAGACTTtacacgagcatcgcctcgcCCTAACACAGGCTAAATCCACTAGAACAAAGACCTCAAAGGGTAAGAAAAGCTCGCACAGcggtagctctaacgtgtcagacatgtcaagcctggcacggagaaagcgagccaaggcagaggctgcaaagtctaagatagcatttgtcgaaaaacatgcccttatcctacaacaggaagcaatgttagaagaacaagccctgttcagacaaaatgaaatggaacaggaagccagTCGTAAACAGGCAGAAATGGAGCAAGAAGTCGCTCAACGTAAACAGGAGGCTGCTCACAGAAAAGCGCAATTAGAACAAGAGGCTTTGCGCAGAAAGGCTCAAATGCAACAAGAAGTTGCACGAGTAAACCGGGGAAAAGCCGAGCTGAAAGCCAAATTTAACCTTTTTGAAGCacagagagaagctgcagccgctgaagccgaggctcgtatcctggaatacgatgacAGCCAAGCGGTTAGCGATCTCCCTGccgaaaaggaagacccgctccagcgtgtgcaagatttcgtcaataaacttcctgtatcaactgttgtaaaggaagtaacaggacctcaaaagaaagaacaaattcctgttaaAATTGAGCTGAGACatgaagcaccagcgttcgtgccatctGTGGCACTGAACTTGCCACCACAAACACCTGAGGTCTTGCCTACACGTGCTAAGTCACCAGATGTTAATGTATTCCCAGATCTGGGAACAGTAACTGGAATAGGAAAACAGGGCGTTTCAGCAAAGATCCCTGTCTCACAGCAAAATCAAGGcattatagaagagatccctgtctCACACCTAAGACAACGA GACAAGAGGAAAGCAGAATAA